A stretch of DNA from Granulicella pectinivorans:
TGACTCCCGCCGGCGACGAGCAAAAGTAACCTTCACGAAGGTGTTTGGAGGCTGTTCCATGGTCGGTCATTACGACTATCGTTTGGTGACCGTATCGGTCTTGATCGCAATTCTCTCTGCCTATGCGGCCCTCGATCTCGCGGGCCGTGTGACGTCCTCGCGTGGCTTGGTGCGGCTGGCGTGGCTAAGTGGCGGCGCCATGGCGATGGGCATGGGGATATGGACCATGCATTACGTGGGCATGCTGGCCTTCATCCTGCCGGTGCCGGTTCTGTACGACTGGCCGACGGTGGTGCTCTCGCTGCTGGCTGCGGTGTTTGCTTCGGGGGTGGCGCTGCTGGTGGTCAGCCGTGAGTCCATGGGGAATATCGGGGCTATCTCCGGGGCCATTGTCATGGGCAGCGGGATCGCGGGGATGCACTATATCGGGATGGACGCCATGCGTTTGCCCGGGATGCACCACTACAACCTGGCGATCGTCCTTCTCAGCATCCTGCTCGCGGTCGTTATCTCATTTGTTGCCCTGCGTCTGACCTTTGCCCAGCGGGAGTATAAACGCTCGTTCAGCACACGTAAGACCATGAGCGCGCTCGCCATGGGAGCCGCGATTCCTGTGATGCACTACGTCGGCATGGCAGCCGTGACGTTTACCCCCATGGAGGAGCCGTTACGTTCGTTCGAGCACGCCATCAACATCTCGGACCTTGGGCTTGTCGCCATTATTTTTACTGCGCTTATCATGCTGGGGCTGGTCTTTGTCACGGCGTTTGTGGACCGTAAGTTCGATACGCAGTCCCTGCATTTGAAGCGGAGCGAACAGCGGTATCGCATGATCGTGGAGACAGCCTTCGATGCGTTCATCGGCTTCGATACGAACTTTGTCGTCACCAACTGGAACGCGCAGTCGGAGCTGACGTTTCATTGCTCCCTGAGCGATGCCCTGGGGCGCTCGTTGCAGGAGTTCCTGCGGCTCGATACGCCAGTTGGCCCGGGTGAGCTTCCACTGAGGGAACGCCTTCGTTGGAGCGATACGCAGACGGATCTCGGCCGGGTGGAGGTCGTCGGGTTGCGGAAGGATGGAAGCGAGTTTCCTGCGGAGATGGCTGTTTCGCCCATCCTGTGGGGCGAGGAGAAACGCTTCTCCGCCTTTGTGCAGGATGTGACCACACGCAAGGTGGTCGAGAAGGAGCGCGAGGCCGCGAAGCTGGCTGCCGAGTCCGCGAATCGCGCCAAGAGTGAGTTTCTGGCCAATATGAGCCACGAGATTCGCACCCCGCTGAACGGTGTGATCGGTATGACCGATCTGGCGCTTGAAACGGAACTGACCCGGGAGCAGAGGGAGTATCTGCAGACCGTGAAGTACTCCGCCGACGCTTTGCTCAATGTCATCAACGACACGCTCGACTTCTCGAAGATCGAAGCCGGAAAGGTCGAGCTGGAGACGGTGGCGTTCGATCTGCGCGAGTGCATGGAGTCTGCCCTGAGAACGCTCGTTCTCCAGGCTGAAGAGAAAGGCGTGGAACTCCTCTCCGAGGTGGAACAGGGAGTCTCCGAGATCTATCTCGGCGATTCCGGAAGGCTTCGCCAGGTGCTCATCAATCTGGTGGGGAATGCGATCAAGTTCACGCCGAAGGGCGAGGTGGCCGTCTCCGCCCGGATCGCTGGAGAGGGCCCGCAGGAGGGTACGGTCAAGCTGCACTTCGTGGTGGTCGACACCGGCATCGGTATTCCCGAAGAGAAGCGAGAGAAGATCTTCGAATCCTTTAGCCAGGCCGACACCTCGACCACGCGTGAGTATGGCGGGACGGGGCTGGGACTGACTATCTCGCGCCGCCTTGTGGAGATGATGGGCGGAAAGATATGGGTCGAGAGCGAGGTTGGCAAGGGCTCGAAGTTTCACTTCGTCGTCACGCTGGGCATCGCGGAGGCAGCGGCCGTGCGTGCGTCGACTGAGTCCGTTATGGATGTTCTTCGCGGCAAGCGTGTGTTGGTGGTCGACGATAACAGGACGAACCGCAGGATCCTCGATGGACTTCTGACCAACTGGGGTATGCGGACCGCTCTTGCGGAAGATGCGGAGCAGGCGTTGATCAAGCTCTCTGAGGCGCAGGGATTTGGCATGTCGTACGACCTCATCCTGACCGACATGCACATGCCGAGGATGGATGGGTTCGACCTCATCACGAAGATCCATGAGGACAGCCGCTCGGCGGCTACGATCATGATGTTGTCCTCCGGCGGCCAGAAGGGCGATGTCGTCCGTTGCGAGCAGCTTGGAGTCGCCGCGTATCTGCTGAAGCCGATCCGTCAGATTGAGCTCAAGCAGGCCATCACGCGTGTGCTTGCTCCCGTGGAAAAGATCGCCGCTCCACCGGTGCTTACGCGCGAGACCTTGCAGCAGGACCGCGACCCCCGTGCAAGCATGAACGTGTTAATCGCCGAAGACAACGAGGTCAATCAGCGGCTTGCGGTTCGTCTGCTGGAACGGCGCGGTCATACGGTCACGGTGGTCGGCAACGGTCGGGCCGCGGTCGAAGCGTTGCAGAAGAATTCCTACGACCTAGTGTTGATGGACCTGCAGATGCCCGAGATGAGCGGGTTCGAGGCCACGGTCGCGGTTCGTGCGGGGGAGCAGGCGACCGGTCGCCATCAGCCCATCGTTGCTCTTACGGCGATGGTGATGAAAGAAGATCAGGAACGCTGCATTGAGGTGGGGATGGATGGCTATCTCTCGAAGCCGATCCGCCCCCAGGAACTCGACATGCTGTTGGACCGCTATGCGGAGAAGCGGATGGTGAGCAGCCCTGCGGCGCCCGCTGTTATGGAGGATGCGATGGAGACGGTGGAAGAATCGGAGTTGATGGGGCGAATCGGCGATGATCGTGAGTTCCTGGCCGAACTGGTGCAGGTCTTCCGAAACGATTATCCGAAGCAGATGCGACTGCTGCGCGAAGCGATTGCACAGGGGCAGATTGAAGCCGTGATGCGTGTCGCGCATACGGTGAAAGGAACTCTGGCAAATCTGGCCGCGCCGCGCGGCAGGGAACTCGCCACCGAGATTGAAGAGGCGGCGACCGCCGGTAGCCTGGAGCAGGCCGAAGGGACGGCGCGTAAACTGGAGATGGAGATTGAGAAGATCGTGGTAGCCTTGGACGCTCTGTGTGTGGAGCCTGAATCGTGAGAATTTTGATCGCGGACGACGACCTGATGTCCGTGCGGATGATGGAACGGATTTTGGTACTCGCCGGATATGAAGTCGTGGTTGCGGACAACGGGCATGATGCCATGCAGCACCTGCAGTCGCCCGACGGCCCCCGGCTTGCTTTGCTGGATTGGATGATGCCAGAGCTGGACGGTCCTGAGGTTTGTCGCGAACTCCGGAAAGACGCCGACCGCCCCTATATCTACATTGTGCTTCTGACCTCCAAGGACTCGAAAGAAGATCTTGTGATGGCGTTGGAGGCCGGTGCGGACGACTTTCTGACCAAGCCGTGTAACGCCGGCGAACTCAAGGCACGACTCCGGACCGGCCACCGCATTCTCCTGCTCGAAGACAAGCTGGTGGAGGCGCGGGAAGAGATGCGCTTCAAAGCGACCCACGATATGCTGACCGGCTTGTGGAATCGTGGAGCCGTGCAGGCTGCCTTGAGCTACGAACTGCGCCGTCTGCATCGTGAACAGAGTTCGGTGGCGGTGCTGCTGTGCGATGTCGATCACTTCAAGTCGGTCAACGATTCCTACGGGCACTTGGTGGGAGACGATGTGCTCAGGGAGGTTGCGGACAGGCTGCACAACGCGGTACGCCCGGGCGATGTCGTCGGTCGCTACGGTGGAGAAGAGTTCCTTGTCGTGCTGCGCAATTGCGACCATCTGCTGGTCGTCGAGGCCGCGGAACGCGTACGGACCACCATTGCGTCCACGCCGATTCAGGTGCGCGGACGCTCTCTCGCAATCGCGATCAGCATCGGTGCGACGGTCGCGGAACACAGCGAACGCGTCCTCGTTCCGGAGGTACTCATCGGCGAGGCTGACCGGATGCTATATCGAGCGAAGCAGGAGGGAAGAAACCGCGTGGTGATCTCCGAAACGATCGTTTAAAGAGGGCTCTATACTGGGGGAGCCGTCCCTGTCTCCTTATGGATATTCGACAAGTTGCCAAGCGCGCCAAGGTCTCCACAGCGACGGTGTCCCGTGTGCTGAACGATTCACCCAGTGTGCGCGAGAAGACATCGGCCCATGTGCGCAACGTCATCGCCGAGATGAACTATGTGCCGAACACGCACGCGCGAAGCCTGCGTGTTGGCAGAGCCCGCATGTATGGGTTGATCGTCTCGGACATCAACAATCCATTCTTCCCCGAGCTGATCGATGCCTTCGAGGCTCTTGCCGCGCAGCAGGGAATCGATGTCATCTTCATGCACACGAACTACGATCCCAAGCGTCTGCAAAGCTGTATCCGGCGCATGGTGGAGCGCAGCGTGGATGGCATCGCCGTCATGACCTCGGAGGTCGATCTGGAAGCGCTCCAGATGGCTCCGGAGCGGGTTCCTCTGGTGCTGATGAACCAGCCCGCATTCAAGGACCGCTACCGCAATGTGCCTGTGGAGTACGCAACCGGCTTCCGCGAAGCTCTTGAGCATCTTCGTGAACTTGGCCATACCGACATCGGCTTCATCTCCGGGCCTTCTACGCTTAGCTCAGCCAAGCGGCGACGTGAGGAATGGAGTCTCGCGATGAAACGTTTGAAGCTTCCGGTGCGCAAGGGGTGGGTGATCACCGGAGACATGCGCATGGAAGGGGGCGAGCGTGCGATGGCGGAGCTGATGGCACTCGAGGAGCGCCCGACTGCGGTGCTGACCTCGAACGACCTGATGGCCGTAGGGGCTCTGCAGGCTGCCTCGCATGCTGGTCTCTCGGTGCCTACCGACGTGTCGATCATCGGCTTCGACGATCTTCCCATTGCCAGTATGGTGATGCCGCCGTTGACCACCATTCAGCTTCCCCGGCGCGAGATTGCGGCCTATGCGTTCGCCAGCCTGCTGCAGGCCACGCGTGATGGGATGGTTGCGAACTCCGACGTCGTCCACCCTACGCTGATCGTGCGCAAATCGACCGCTGTCGTCCCCCCAAGAAGATAAGGGGTGAGCCATGGCTCACCCCTGGTTTCGAGTGTTGTTCAGGAAACGTCAGAAGTTGAGCGTTCCGCCGAGCTGGATCTCGCGGTTATCGCGCTGCGTTGCCGTGATCTTTCCGAAGGAAGCGCCGGCCGAGACGCTCGAGTTGGGGTTCGCGAACTGTGCATGGTTCCATGCGTTGAAGAATTCGCCGCGGATTGTGAACCTGGTTTCGCGGTACAACGAGAACGACTTGTGTATCCCGGCATCCCAGTTGTTGAGTCCGGGCCCCGTCAGGCTGTCGAAGGCCGCGTTGCCGAAGGCCGCACGTGCTCCAGCGGGCAGAGCGCCGTTGACGAGGTTCACGGGATCGGTCGAGGGATCGCGATAGCAGTTCTGCGTCACATCCGCGACCAGAGGCGTGAGCCAGTAGTGGCCATTGGTGCGAACGCTTCCGCTGGCCCGGTCACTTCCCCCGCAGTACTGGTTCGCACGAATCAGCCCAGGCGACCATGCCGTATTGTTCGGTGCGCTTACTGTGAATGGATTGCCCTTCTGCATCGTGGTGATGGCATCGATATCCCATCCTCCGACGACGGCATTCAGAACCGGGTTGATGTTGCTGCCGAAGTGACGTCCACGTCCTACGGGCAGTTCCCACACGGCGCTCACAACCAGCGACTGCGGCACATTCGAGGTGGTGAGGCCGTAGTCGCATGCGATCAGGCAACTGCGACGCTGGTTAACCGTACCGTTCGAACCCTGCTGCGCGGCGGCCATCGCCTTCTCGTACGTGTAGTTTGCCAGGATGCTGAGGCCCTTCGAGAACTGCCTTTGGAACTTCACCAGAAGCGCGTTGTAGTTGCCGTAGCCAATGCTGTCGACTTCCTGCATGTAGCTGTACTTGCCGTTATACGGGTTATTCGCATCGCGGCAGTACTGCGACCCCGGTGCGGAGCAGTCGAAGGGGTTGTAGTTGAGCGCAAGGTGGTGCGAGACATTGCCCAGGTAAGCCGCATCGATCAAATACTTGCCGAAGGTGTGCTGGATATCGACGTTCCACTGCTCGACATAAGGAGAACGCTGGGTCTGGCTGAGGTATTGGATCGGGCCGGTGATGGCGTTGGCCTGGGTCTGCGTGATCTGCCCGACTGTCACCGAAGGAAGCGCATTGGTTCCCAGCACATAGGTTGGGTAAGGCTGCGTGTTCGAGACTGCATTGTTGATGGTGATGACCTGCGACACAATTGCGTACTGCGCGTTCACATCCTGCTGTGTCGTGTAGTAAAGCCCGAACCCGGCACGAAGGACGGTGTTCTTCAACATCTGCGGTTGCCAACTGAATCCGGCGCGCGGAGCCCAGTTTGTCATGGTCATGGGGAAGACTTCGGGGTTTACCTGGCCGAGTGCCGCGAAGGTGGGGAGGCCTGCGGTGAAGTTGAAGCCGTGGATCAGGTTCTTGTCGGGACCGCTGGGGTTGGGTGGCGTGGCCCCATACCAGGCAAGCGCAATATTCGCGGTGAAGTTCGGCATGATCTTCCAGGTGTCCTGGATGTAAGGCTCTGCCGTCGTCCAGCGGAAGTGCGTGCGCGGCATGCCGATGGACTGTCCGCTGGCCAGGTCGCCAAGCAGGAAGTCGGCAAACGAATTGCCAGCGGCGATGCTCGAATCGACTGCAAATCCGCCGCTGCCGTTGGACTTGGTCTGCGCGGTGAAGTTGCCGTTGAAGTTGAAGACGCCACGCGCATTCGCATTGGCGCTCGACTGGATCGTGCGCAGGTAAGCAATCTGGAATCCGAACTTGATCTGGTGTTTCCCGTGCAGCCAGTTGAACCCGTCATGGATCTGGTACACGTTGTCGATGTTGCCGATGAGCCCGGTGGAGGTGCCGAAGCCGGAATAGCCGTTGGCGAGCGCGATGCCGGGGACACCGTTCTGGTCGGCGGTGCCGGTAATGTTCAGCGCGTTCTGCAGGCCGTTGACGGAGATGCCCTGATCGTAAACGGAGTCGCGAATCACGCCCATGCGAAGCTCGTTGACCTTGTTGGAACTGAGCGACCAATTCCAGCCCAGATTCACCAACTCCGTATCGAGGGGGAAGGCCGTACCCTGTCCGGGGAAGAGCCCCGGAGAGGTGACGGGCGAGTTTAGCCAGTTACCCTGTGCGAAGACCTGGTTCCTTTCATTCACGTTGTAGTCGATGCGTCCCATGAACTGGTCGGAGTTCAACTGATACGGAGCATTGCCACCGACATTGTTGGCCGCAGGCACCGGACCGGCACCCGGCAGATAGTACTTCAGCAGGCCCGTCGCTGTGCTGGTGATGCGCGATGCGGGAATCTTGTTGCCGGCGAACTGCATGCGCTGGCCCGTCGTGGTGTTCAGCGTGGTGGGATCGAAGATCGGTGTGGAGAGCGCCGAAAAGTCCCCGCCGAACATCGCTGCCGTCGGTGTCTGCGCGTTGATCAGTACCTGTTGGTTCTGGCGGTAGCCCTCGTAGTTGGTGAAGAAGAAGAGCTTGCCCTTCAGGATGGGTCCGCCGAAGTCGAAGCCGAACTGGTTCTGGTGATACTTGCCTGGCGCAATGGGCACGCCCGCCGAGGTGATG
This window harbors:
- a CDS encoding TonB-dependent receptor, coding for MHLKKQLISLVLTILLAICPAVLSAQSGTSSIQGTVVDTSGAVIPDASVSLVNTSTGVKLQSTSDASGSYSFPSIPPGLYSIEVARGGFASYKVSSFNVTVGQHATQNAKLAIASSSATVEVDASGLANLLDTESNDLGTVIGPQSVEQLPLNGRNFLQLGLLSGAAQSNAGAANGSVAQTGHPGMSINIAGNEPDYTMYVVNGLETVGSRAGNTSLNLSTGSIDQFEVHYGFFMPDMGPNPGIVDVVTKSGTNHYHGELYEFVRTNQMQARNYFGITSAGVPIAPGKYHQNQFGFDFGGPILKGKLFFFTNYEGYRQNQQVLINAQTPTAAMFGGDFSALSTPIFDPTTLNTTTGQRMQFAGNKIPASRITSTATGLLKYYLPGAGPVPAANNVGGNAPYQLNSDQFMGRIDYNVNERNQVFAQGNWLNSPVTSPGLFPGQGTAFPLDTELVNLGWNWSLSSNKVNELRMGVIRDSVYDQGISVNGLQNALNITGTADQNGVPGIALANGYSGFGTSTGLIGNIDNVYQIHDGFNWLHGKHQIKFGFQIAYLRTIQSSANANARGVFNFNGNFTAQTKSNGSGGFAVDSSIAAGNSFADFLLGDLASGQSIGMPRTHFRWTTAEPYIQDTWKIMPNFTANIALAWYGATPPNPSGPDKNLIHGFNFTAGLPTFAALGQVNPEVFPMTMTNWAPRAGFSWQPQMLKNTVLRAGFGLYYTTQQDVNAQYAIVSQVITINNAVSNTQPYPTYVLGTNALPSVTVGQITQTQANAITGPIQYLSQTQRSPYVEQWNVDIQHTFGKYLIDAAYLGNVSHHLALNYNPFDCSAPGSQYCRDANNPYNGKYSYMQEVDSIGYGNYNALLVKFQRQFSKGLSILANYTYEKAMAAAQQGSNGTVNQRRSCLIACDYGLTTSNVPQSLVVSAVWELPVGRGRHFGSNINPVLNAVVGGWDIDAITTMQKGNPFTVSAPNNTAWSPGLIRANQYCGGSDRASGSVRTNGHYWLTPLVADVTQNCYRDPSTDPVNLVNGALPAGARAAFGNAAFDSLTGPGLNNWDAGIHKSFSLYRETRFTIRGEFFNAWNHAQFANPNSSVSAGASFGKITATQRDNREIQLGGTLNF
- a CDS encoding GGDEF domain-containing response regulator gives rise to the protein MRILIADDDLMSVRMMERILVLAGYEVVVADNGHDAMQHLQSPDGPRLALLDWMMPELDGPEVCRELRKDADRPYIYIVLLTSKDSKEDLVMALEAGADDFLTKPCNAGELKARLRTGHRILLLEDKLVEAREEMRFKATHDMLTGLWNRGAVQAALSYELRRLHREQSSVAVLLCDVDHFKSVNDSYGHLVGDDVLREVADRLHNAVRPGDVVGRYGGEEFLVVLRNCDHLLVVEAAERVRTTIASTPIQVRGRSLAIAISIGATVAEHSERVLVPEVLIGEADRMLYRAKQEGRNRVVISETIV
- a CDS encoding LacI family DNA-binding transcriptional regulator; amino-acid sequence: MDIRQVAKRAKVSTATVSRVLNDSPSVREKTSAHVRNVIAEMNYVPNTHARSLRVGRARMYGLIVSDINNPFFPELIDAFEALAAQQGIDVIFMHTNYDPKRLQSCIRRMVERSVDGIAVMTSEVDLEALQMAPERVPLVLMNQPAFKDRYRNVPVEYATGFREALEHLRELGHTDIGFISGPSTLSSAKRRREEWSLAMKRLKLPVRKGWVITGDMRMEGGERAMAELMALEERPTAVLTSNDLMAVGALQAASHAGLSVPTDVSIIGFDDLPIASMVMPPLTTIQLPRREIAAYAFASLLQATRDGMVANSDVVHPTLIVRKSTAVVPPRR
- a CDS encoding response regulator, producing the protein MVGHYDYRLVTVSVLIAILSAYAALDLAGRVTSSRGLVRLAWLSGGAMAMGMGIWTMHYVGMLAFILPVPVLYDWPTVVLSLLAAVFASGVALLVVSRESMGNIGAISGAIVMGSGIAGMHYIGMDAMRLPGMHHYNLAIVLLSILLAVVISFVALRLTFAQREYKRSFSTRKTMSALAMGAAIPVMHYVGMAAVTFTPMEEPLRSFEHAINISDLGLVAIIFTALIMLGLVFVTAFVDRKFDTQSLHLKRSEQRYRMIVETAFDAFIGFDTNFVVTNWNAQSELTFHCSLSDALGRSLQEFLRLDTPVGPGELPLRERLRWSDTQTDLGRVEVVGLRKDGSEFPAEMAVSPILWGEEKRFSAFVQDVTTRKVVEKEREAAKLAAESANRAKSEFLANMSHEIRTPLNGVIGMTDLALETELTREQREYLQTVKYSADALLNVINDTLDFSKIEAGKVELETVAFDLRECMESALRTLVLQAEEKGVELLSEVEQGVSEIYLGDSGRLRQVLINLVGNAIKFTPKGEVAVSARIAGEGPQEGTVKLHFVVVDTGIGIPEEKREKIFESFSQADTSTTREYGGTGLGLTISRRLVEMMGGKIWVESEVGKGSKFHFVVTLGIAEAAAVRASTESVMDVLRGKRVLVVDDNRTNRRILDGLLTNWGMRTALAEDAEQALIKLSEAQGFGMSYDLILTDMHMPRMDGFDLITKIHEDSRSAATIMMLSSGGQKGDVVRCEQLGVAAYLLKPIRQIELKQAITRVLAPVEKIAAPPVLTRETLQQDRDPRASMNVLIAEDNEVNQRLAVRLLERRGHTVTVVGNGRAAVEALQKNSYDLVLMDLQMPEMSGFEATVAVRAGEQATGRHQPIVALTAMVMKEDQERCIEVGMDGYLSKPIRPQELDMLLDRYAEKRMVSSPAAPAVMEDAMETVEESELMGRIGDDREFLAELVQVFRNDYPKQMRLLREAIAQGQIEAVMRVAHTVKGTLANLAAPRGRELATEIEEAATAGSLEQAEGTARKLEMEIEKIVVALDALCVEPES